The Candidatus Hydrogenedentota bacterium genome has a window encoding:
- the murB gene encoding UDP-N-acetylmuramate dehydrogenase, with protein sequence MSNDLPFEFAVENYPLAPLTIYGVGGPARLALIPRTVDEAVQAYEWVARQPGKKTVLGGGSNVLIDDAGYDGIVIVMSELNGLESLGDDRYRIESGVDLNHVVREIMLANNYDLVGGLTGIPGTVGGAIYMNAGTVNGSTCMLMESVDVIGPEGRKRIPMNESLYSYRGQTFCPRGSLILQGHFKFARTDEPQRPIYDHYIERRLRTQPQGKCCGSVFKNPPGKHSGKLIQEAGLMGARRGGAVISDKHANFIMNEDNATSADILDLIALAKAAVLERFGIELEEEVVYIK encoded by the coding sequence TGACGATATATGGGGTTGGGGGGCCGGCGCGGTTGGCGTTGATTCCGCGGACGGTTGATGAGGCGGTGCAGGCGTACGAGTGGGTCGCTCGGCAACCGGGGAAGAAGACGGTGCTGGGCGGCGGCTCGAACGTATTGATTGACGACGCCGGGTACGACGGCATTGTCATCGTGATGAGCGAGCTGAACGGGCTCGAATCGTTGGGGGATGACCGGTACCGGATCGAGTCGGGGGTCGATCTGAATCATGTTGTGCGCGAGATCATGCTGGCGAACAACTACGATCTCGTCGGCGGGTTGACGGGGATTCCGGGGACGGTCGGCGGGGCGATCTATATGAACGCGGGGACGGTGAACGGGTCGACGTGCATGTTGATGGAATCCGTCGACGTGATTGGGCCGGAGGGGCGCAAGCGCATCCCGATGAACGAGTCGCTGTACAGCTACCGGGGGCAGACGTTTTGTCCGCGCGGTTCGCTGATCTTGCAGGGGCACTTCAAGTTTGCGAGGACGGACGAGCCACAGCGCCCGATTTACGATCATTACATTGAGCGGCGACTGCGGACGCAACCGCAGGGGAAGTGCTGCGGGAGCGTGTTCAAGAACCCGCCAGGGAAGCATTCGGGCAAGCTGATTCAGGAGGCAGGACTGATGGGGGCGCGCCGGGGCGGGGCGGTCATCAGCGACAAACACGCGAACTTTATTATGAATGAGGACAACGCGACGAGCGCGGACATTTTGGATTTGATTGCGTTGGCGAAGGCGGCCGTGCTCGAGCGTTTCGGGATCGAGCTGGAAGAAGAGGTTGTCTACATTAAGTAG